A genomic region of Dunckerocampus dactyliophorus isolate RoL2022-P2 chromosome 8, RoL_Ddac_1.1, whole genome shotgun sequence contains the following coding sequences:
- the znfx1 gene encoding NFX1-type zinc finger-containing protein 1 isoform X1: MEKKGPKIGISTNTGLSAHRYRRGWRDNSRGAAEDGRRSQSQGRRQEADGRGSRGGAAGDSLRGGAVGGKGGWNRGGWGGWGGWGGWGGERGSGWREHIAGERRHGSGERQNRSRDSSSSREGARQGPRLGFKSLQELSDKDPSTVAITLSSHTALPDFLQCTDMKQDLVELLCLVLSKAFKSKNNRGTLQHLACLLKDSGFFRTTLPHYLAGMRSEFKPARREQYPQQLENIVLILTQVLTMFPASSVEAVGLLLTLLQASMDRLKTAGVESSPQALQGLERLEGLVKHLQERSWEGTLHPRRDTYGLLLFDFPGEEDERPVFRTMSIYPTPEEFQQDHRPYLRPNITSQRYTNTLIYLDTHFRLMREDLVRSLREGIQQLRQNQMELDNAELKKKHFDNILVYFDVKLGSPKCMRTSLAYTVQFDVQPLKFVRWENSKRLLYGSLVCLSCDNFESFLYATVADREVKNLKNGKIQLTFTDESRFNLARMEKEQVFMMVETPAYFEAYRYVLEGLQEQDEEDMPFQRYIVECDTDVHQPAYLQRNDLYDLASIAECKQKNSVRPFHSLQENAWPKKEVLGLDESQMRALQLALTKELAIIQGPPGTGKTHVGLKIAHALLDNQRLWAEDRNSQMLVVCYTNHALDQFLEGILTFFTKGIVRVGGRSNSELLKKFNLRELAASPLLRQRQPAYLRNAFRDIYSELHELERVIEDHSRRLECSLQGILRESILENVISRKHWDSLHRPIDLGIWNPKSSLIMEWLGWCSTGILQRETEDTVRDAFLDAATEGAMEPQQADLIHITEEAEMIQADRFIDDNTDIKPKKDEKMEANSIKILQESMLAMNLDADEKKPEQSEGEWMFQREQIRKMKNKIKRELAMTMAMSAEEEENVQDIWALSMPDRWRLYRLWMARYRADIRTATAEYEVKYQQAADRYTEIKRDETLFILQTTKVIGMTTTGASKFRHVLQAVRPCVVIVEEAAEVLEAHIITTLSQACQHLILIGDHQQLRPSSTEYDLEKNYKMGVSMFERLVGMGLPFVRLNQQHRMRPEIARLLTPHIYAELENHPSVLKYDNIKGLSTNVFFVEHNKLETQFKEGKSHQNLHEAMFVVALCRYLLLQEYKPEQITILTTYTAQLHCLHRLMPASQFTGVRVHVVDKYQGEENDIVLLSLVRSNIQGKVGFLNISNRVCVALSRAKKGLYCIGNGEMLGQVKLWSNIFQTLREKDQVGRALTLCCQNHPETKVQAACADDFSQAPEGGCTKPCEFRLDCGHVCASVCHPYDKEHQKYKCVKNCERILCHLGHKCPLICHATCPEACPIRIEKIIPKCQHKQMVPCHQDPADFVCKIPCQKTLPCGHSCDSWCGLPCTTMCKVDEMLQLKCGHSQKGACFYKRCDDEPPCRSPCGQQLKCDHACQGTCGQCYNGRFHFPCLHQCERLLICSHKCAEPCTRSCPPCDKPCENCCIHSKCMKKCGQLCAPCNEPCAWQCVHQSCSKLCHEPCDRPPCDQPCTLTLTCGHPCIGLCGDICPSKCRVCDEDEVTEIFFGMEDDPEARFIQLEDCGHIIEHVSMDTYMAMDDASQASEEGQLAIKLKECPKCRTPIRKNLRYGSHVNKSLAAIEMVKNKIIGDQENIQMGRMELELQLERLHYQSIIDEVEYMHTTRILKSKHLMANDLWVIENKLNFMERIDKLLTAALNNATPTDADEFKKKTDQFLLWINNFQQKFTEQQTFDLQRELKRLTLWTELIVLSSMAEKTGQRGVIQNKKQIVEEGLRKHGQFTEQDELRLKDVLEEMKQKVPVKGLGISDEERKMIVSAMKLQSGHWYKCPNGHVYVITECGGAMEARTCPDCNATIGGGNHRLATGNTVASEMDGAQHAAWSEANNLLNFENLHL; the protein is encoded by the exons ATGGAGAAGAAAGGACCAAAAATTGGTATTTCCACAA ATACGGGACTCAGCGCTCACAGGTACAGAAGGGGCTGGCGTGACAACAGTAGAGGAGCAGCAGAGGATGGGAGACGATCGCAAAGCCAGGGGAGGAGACAAGAGGCAGATGGAAGAGGAAGTCGTGGTGGAGCAGCAGGGGATTCGTTGAGAGGAGGAGCGGTTGGAGGGAAAGGCGGGTGGAATCGGGGAGGATGGGGAGGATGGGGAGGATGGGGAGGATGGGGAGGGGAGAGAGGGAGCGGTTGGAGAGAACATATAGCAGGTGAGAGAAGACATGGCTCAGGCGAAAGGCAAAATAGGAGCAGAGATAGCTCCTCAAGCAGAGAGGGAGCACGACAGGGTCCTCGACTGGGCTTCAAATCCCTGCAGGAACTTTCTGACAAAGATCCATCGACGGTGGCCATCACCCTTTCCTCGCATACCGCCCTGCCCGATTTTCTGCAGTGTACCGACATGAAGCAGGACCTGGTGGAGCTCCTGTGCTTGGTGCTCAGTAAAGCCTTCAAGTCAAAAAACAACAGAGGCACCCTGCAGCACCTGGCCTGCCTCTTAAAAGATTCAGGCTTCTTTCGCACCACCCTGCCCCACTACTTGGCCGGCATGAGGTCAGAGTTCAAGCCGGCCCGCAGAGAACAGTACCCACAACAGCTGGAAAACATTGTGCTGATTCTCACGCAG GTCCTCACCATGTTCCCTGCAAGCTCTGTGGAAGCGGTGGGTTTGCTCCTGACGCTGCTCCAAGCCTCCATGGACAGACTGAAGACAGCAGGAGTTGAGTCCTCGCCTCAGGCGCTACAGGGCTTGGAAAGGCTTGAGGGCCTGGTGAAGCACCTCCAGGAAAGGTCTTGGGAAGGAACTCTCCACCCTCGCAGGGACACCTATGGTCTCCTACTCTTTGATTTTCCTG GTGAAGAGGACGAGCGGCCGGTTTTCAGGACCATGTCTATCTACCCAACTCCTGAGGAGTTTCAGCAGGACCACAGGCCCTATCTGAGACCCAACATCACCTCGCAGCGGTACACCAACACCCTCATCTACCTGGACACGCACTTCAGACTCATGAGGGAGGACTTGGTGCGGAGCCTACGTGAAGGGATCCAGCAGTTGCGTCAGAACCAGATGGAACTGGACAATGCAgagctaaagaaaaagcactTTGACAACATCCTTGTGTATTTTGATGTCAAACTGGGGTCGCCCAAGTGCATGCGGACTAGTCTTGCCTACACTGTCCAGTTTGATGTCCAGCCACTTAAG TTTGTGCGCTGGGAGAACTCAAAGAGATTGTTGTATGGGTCTCTGGTCTGCCTGTCCTGTGATAATTTTGAGAGCTTCCTGTATGCCACAGTGGCAGATCGGGAGGTCAAGAATCTTAAGAATGGCAAGATCCAGCTTACTTTCACTGACGAGAGCAGATTCAACCTGGCAAGAATGGAG AAAGAACAGGTGTTTATGATGGTTGAGACCCCCGCCTACTTTGAGGCCTACCGGTATGTTCTTGAGGGCCTGCAAGAACAAGATGAGGAGGACATGCCCTTCCAGAG GTATATTGTGGAGTGTGACACAGATGTGCATCAGCCAGCGTATTTGCAAAGAAACGACCTTTATGACCTGGCATCCATTGCCGAATGTAAGCAGAAGAATTCAGTGCGACCATTTCACAGTCTGCAGGAAAACGCCTGGCCGAAGAAGGAGGTGCTCGGCTTGGATGAGTCTCAGATGCGAGCACTCCAGCTGGCCCTCACCAAGGAGCTGGCAATCATACAAGGACCCCCCGGCACTG gAAAAACTCACGTTGGTTTAAAGATAGCACACGCTCTTCTGGACAATCAAAGACTTTGGGCAGAAGACAGGAATTCCCAGATGCTGGTGGTGTGTTACACTAACCATGCATTGGACCAGTTCCTCGAGG GGATCCTGACGTTTTTTACGAAGGGCATTGTGCGAGTGGGGGGCCGCAGCAACAGCGAGCTTCTGAAGAAATTCAATCTGAGAGAGCTGGCCGCTTCGCCCTTGCTCAGACAGCGTCAGCCGGCATACCTGCGGAACGCATTCCGAGAT ATATACTCTGAGCTGCATGAGCTGGAGAGAGTGATCGAAGACCACAGCCGCAGACTTGAGTGTTCTCTGCAGGGTATCCTGCGTGAATCCATCCTTGAGAACGTCATTTCCAGAAAGCACTGGGACAGTCTGCACCGACCCATT GACCTTGGGATATGGAATCCCAAGTCCAGTTTGATAATGGAGTGGTTGGGTTGGTGTTCCACCGGCATCCTGCAGAGGGAGACAGAGGACACAGTGAGAGATGCAT TCTTAGATGCGGCAACAGAGGGAGCAATGGAGCCGCAGCAGGCGGACCTCATCCATATCACAGAAGAGGCCGAAATGATTCAGGCCGACCGCTTCATTGACGACAACACTGACATCAAACCCAAAAAAGATGAGAAAATGGAGGCCAATTCCATCAAAATTCTGCAGGAATCGATGCTGGCGATGAACCTGGATGCGGACGAAAAAAAGCCTGAGCAGTCTGAGGGAGAATGGATG TTTCAACGGGAACAGATACGGAAGATGAAGAACAAAATCAAGAGAGAGCTGGCTATGACAATGGCTATGAGCGCAGAGGAGGAAGAGAACGTTCAGGATATTTGGGCCCTCAGTATGCCAGACCGATGGAGACTCTATCG GTTATGGATGGCGCGCTACAGAGCTGATATCCGTACCGCAACTGCAGAGTATGAAGTGAAATACCAACAGGCGGCGGACAGATACACAGAAATCAAACGAGACGAGACCCTCTTCATCCTCCAGACGACCAAG GTCATTGGCATGACCACAACAGGGGCTTCCAAGTTCCGCCATGTTCTTCAGGCTGTGCGCCCATGTGTGGTGATTGTTGAAGAGGCTGCGGAGGTTCTGGAAGCCCACATCATCACCACACTCAGTCAAGCATGCCAGCACCTCATCCTCATCGGAGACCACCAGCAG CTGCGCCCCAGTTCCACAGAATATGACCTGGAGAAGAACTACAAAATGGGGGTGTCCATGTTTGAAAGGCTGGTGGGGATGGGACTTCCTTTTGTCCGACTCAACCAACAG CATCGCATGAGACCAGAGATTGCCCGCCTGCTGACTCCACACATTTATGCAGAGCTGGAAAACCATCCCTCTGTGTTGAAGTATGACAATATCAAG GGCCTCAGTACCAATGTCTTCTTTGTGGAGCACAACAAACTGGAAACACAGTTCAAGGAGGGTAAAAGCCACCAGAACCTACACGAGGCCATGTTTGTAGTTGCTCTTTGTCGTTATCTTCTCCTCCAAGAGTACAAACCAGAACAGATTACCATTCTAACAACCTACACAGCCCAGCTCCACTGTCTGCACAGACTCATGCCTGCCAGCCAGTTCACAGGTGTGAGAGTCCACGTGGTGGACAAGTACCAAGGAGAAGAAAATGACATTGTCTTGTTGTCTTTGGTGCGCAGCAACATCCAGGGTAAAGTTGGCTTCTTGAACATTTCCAATCGCGTTTGCGTAGCTTTGTCCCGGGCTAAGAAAGGTCTCTACTGCATCGGCAACGGTGAGATGCTGGGCCAGGTGAAGCTGTGGAGCAACATATTCCAAACCTTGAGGGAGAAGGATCAGGTTGGGAGGGCGCTGACTCTGTGTTGTCAGAATCACCCAGAAACAAAGGTCCAAGCCGCTTGTGCTGATGATTTCAGCCAAGCTCCTGAGGGAGGCTGCACCAAACCTTGCGAGTTCCGTTTGGACTGCGGCCACGTGTGCGCAAGTGTCTGCCACCCTTACGACAAAGAGCACCAGAAATACAAGTGTGTCAAGAATTGTGAGAGAATCTTATGTCATTTGGGACATAAGTGCCCACTCATCTGCCATGCAACTTGTCCGGAAGCCTGTCCGATCAGGATTGAAAAGATCATACCCAAGTGCCAGCACAAGCAGATGGTTCCCTGTCACCAGGACCCTGCTGACTTTGTCTGCAAGATTCCTTGCCAGAAAACGCTCCCGTGTGGGCATTCGTGTGATTCATGGTGTGGCCTGCCCTGCACCACCATGTGCAAGGTCGACGAAATGCTACAACTGAAGTGTGGTCACAGCCAGAAAGGAGCTTGTTTCTACAAAAGATGTGACGATGAGCCCCCGTGTCGAAGTCCGTGCGGGCAGCAACTCAAATGCGACCATGCCTGTCAAGGAACTTGTGGCCAGTGTTACAATGGCCGCTTCCACTTTCCTTGTCTACATCAGTGTGAGCGTCTTCTGATATGTTCCCACAAGTGTGCCGAACCCTGCACCCGCAGCTGCCCCCCCTGTGATAAGCCATGTGAGAACTGCTGCATCCACAGCAAGTGCATGAAGAAGTGTGGACAGCTCTGTGCTCCGTGTAATGAGCCCTGCGCTTGGCAGTGCGTCCACCAAAGCTGCAGCAAGCTGTGCCACGAGCCGTGTGATCGCCCGCCATGCGACCAACCCTGCACCCTCACCCTGACTTGCGGCCACCCCTGCATCGGCCTGTGCGGGGACATATGTCCAAGCAAATGCCGTGTCTGCGATGAAGACGAGGTCACTGAGATTTTCTTTGGCATGGAGGATGACCCCGAGGCTCGCTTCATCCAGCTGGAAGACTGCGGTCACATCATTGAACACGTGTCCATGGATACATACATGGCGATGGATGACGCATCCCAAGCCAGTGAAGAAGGGCAGCTGGCTATAAAGCTAAAGGAATGTCCAAAGTGTCGGACTCCGATCCGCAAGAACTTACGGTATGGATCTCACGTCAACAAAAGTCTGGCAGCGATAGAGATGGTGAAGAACAAGATCATCGGAGATCAGGAGAACATACAGATGGGCAGAATGGAGCTTGAACTTCAATTAGAGAGACTACATTACCAATCTATAATTGACGAAGTAGAATACATGCATACGACAAGAATTCTGAAGAGCAAGCACCTCATGGCCAACGACTTATGGGTCATAGAGAACAAGCTGAACTTCATGGAGAGGATTGATAAACTATTGACGGCAGCCTTGAATAATGCCACGCCCACCGATGCCGACGAGTTCAAAAAGAAGACAGACCAATTCCTGCTCTGGATCAACAACTTTCAGCAGAAATTCACTGAGCAGCAGACGTTTGACTTGCAAAGGGAGCTGAAGAGACTCACGCTGTGGACCGAACTCATTGTCCTTAGCAGCATGGCGGAGAAAACAGGGCAACGTGGCGTCATCCAAAACAAGAAACAAATAGTGGAGGAGGGGCTGCGAAAGCATGGTCAGTTCACCGAGCAGGATGAGCTAAGACTCAAAGATGTCTTGGAGGAGATGAAGCAAAAGGTGCCTGTCAAGGGATTGGGGATCAGTGATGAGGAGAGAAAAATGATTGTCTCGGCAATGAAGCTGCAGTCGGGACATTGGTACAAATGCCCCAACGGCCACGTCTATGTTATCACTGAGTGCGGGGGCGCTATGGAGGCTCGAACATGCCCTGATTGCAATGCCACCATCGGTGGGGGCAACCACAGGCTGGCCACCGGCAACACGGTGGCATCGGAAATGGATGGGGCACAGCACGCTGCGTGGTCTGAGGCCAACAACCTCCTTAACTTTGAAAATCTTCACCTGTAG